From a region of the Acidobacteriota bacterium genome:
- the pglZ gene encoding BREX-3 system phosphatase PglZ, translated as MNNWRDEILKKFTPGVDRLTVVADPDGLLQEEAILETLQARGFELVSFEDRIAFRFFYESRYRSHRDRGDLADLVVAVRGDASDLRAVPYDVLQAGHQISFQLGDLFPKLSGSVVNALDRSDLDCLYAAQAREPPARRLGEAQTEAFVLRHLFRFTPETIKAASDLLRFLLRRHYRRLRLPRILEHRLIRELRKDPVFERWPLAQIVPDRQAFFAFLQERWPIFLDRQTSGAVALHESTERYGLAFRGPAEIPFDHPDVRVYIDNLFLEGVLRPIAHPGGEEVVGSWALAGIEIDPKAHRKRRLDRLLKSIEETIPKDVASHQVWLAFAPRWAQVNALVFGDAGTLDGNALERYRSIRDRIDEAFTAWIRQRFETLHNLPPSPPVMIHQIPRLLARRLQESRDGKVALVVMDGLALDQWVVVHELLAQQRPGLRFREESLFAWIPTLTMVSRQACFTGRPPLYFATSIDGTDREPSAWKRFWGDEGLPPIEAVYEKNLRDPADVGRVEELVSHPRARAVGLVVDVVDRIMHGMTLGSAGMHNQVELWTESRTLAGLLDTLLDRGFAVFLTSDHGNVEARGCGAPREKSLAELRGQRARIYRDRGLRSRVATRFPDAIEWPTTGLPEDYFALLAPGRRAFVRGSERPVAHGGITLEEVVVPFVEIERK; from the coding sequence GTGAATAACTGGCGCGATGAGATTCTGAAGAAGTTCACGCCGGGGGTTGATCGCCTCACGGTCGTCGCGGACCCCGATGGGCTTCTGCAGGAGGAGGCCATCCTCGAGACGCTCCAGGCGCGGGGTTTCGAGCTGGTTTCCTTCGAGGATCGCATCGCCTTCCGGTTCTTCTACGAGTCCCGCTACCGATCACACCGGGACCGCGGCGATCTGGCGGATCTGGTCGTCGCGGTCCGAGGTGACGCATCGGACCTGCGTGCAGTTCCCTACGACGTGCTGCAGGCGGGCCACCAGATCTCGTTCCAGCTCGGCGACCTGTTCCCGAAGCTGAGCGGTTCGGTCGTCAATGCGTTGGACCGGAGCGATCTCGATTGCCTGTACGCGGCCCAGGCGCGAGAGCCGCCGGCACGTCGCCTCGGCGAGGCGCAGACCGAGGCGTTCGTGCTTCGGCACCTGTTCCGGTTCACGCCCGAGACGATCAAGGCGGCATCGGATCTGCTCCGCTTCTTGTTGCGCCGCCACTACCGCAGACTCCGACTGCCGCGGATTCTGGAACACCGCCTCATTCGGGAGCTTCGCAAGGACCCCGTGTTCGAGCGGTGGCCATTGGCGCAGATCGTTCCGGATCGCCAGGCGTTCTTCGCATTTCTCCAGGAGCGCTGGCCGATCTTTCTTGATCGGCAGACCTCTGGAGCGGTCGCGCTGCATGAATCGACGGAGCGGTACGGGCTTGCGTTCCGCGGCCCGGCCGAGATCCCATTCGATCACCCCGACGTGCGGGTCTACATCGACAACCTGTTCCTGGAAGGTGTGCTCCGGCCGATTGCGCATCCGGGCGGGGAGGAAGTGGTGGGTTCGTGGGCGTTGGCCGGTATCGAGATCGACCCAAAGGCGCATCGCAAGCGCCGGCTCGACAGGTTGCTGAAATCCATCGAGGAGACGATTCCGAAAGACGTGGCGTCACACCAAGTGTGGCTCGCATTCGCGCCACGCTGGGCGCAGGTGAACGCGCTCGTCTTCGGTGACGCGGGTACGCTGGACGGGAACGCTCTGGAACGGTACCGCAGCATCCGCGATCGGATCGACGAGGCGTTTACCGCCTGGATCCGGCAGCGCTTCGAGACGTTGCACAATCTGCCACCGTCGCCGCCGGTGATGATCCACCAGATTCCCCGGTTGCTCGCGCGGCGTCTGCAGGAATCCAGGGACGGGAAGGTAGCGCTCGTCGTGATGGACGGGCTGGCGCTCGACCAGTGGGTGGTGGTTCACGAGCTGCTCGCGCAACAGCGACCAGGGTTGCGGTTCCGGGAGGAGAGCCTGTTCGCCTGGATCCCCACGCTGACCATGGTGTCCCGACAGGCCTGTTTCACGGGCCGCCCGCCGCTGTACTTCGCAACCAGCATCGACGGCACGGACCGTGAGCCGTCCGCGTGGAAGCGGTTCTGGGGAGACGAAGGCCTGCCCCCCATCGAGGCGGTCTACGAAAAGAACCTGCGCGACCCCGCGGACGTCGGGCGCGTTGAGGAACTCGTGTCTCATCCCCGTGCCCGCGCCGTGGGCCTGGTGGTCGACGTCGTGGATCGGATCATGCATGGCATGACGCTTGGAAGCGCAGGGATGCACAACCAAGTCGAGCTGTGGACTGAGAGCAGAACGCTGGCGGGTTTGCTCGACACGCTCCTCGACCGAGGATTCGCCGTCTTCCTGACGTCGGACCACGGAAACGTGGAAGCCCGCGGTTGCGGGGCGCCGAGGGAGAAGTCGCTCGCGGAGTTGCGAGGCCAACGTGCACGCATCTACCGTGATCGGGGTCTGCGTTCGCGGGTCGCGACCCGGTTTCCGGATGCGATTGAATGGCCGACGACCGGACTGCCCGAGGACTACTTTGCGCTGCTGGCCCCCGGGCGCCGGGCATTCGTTCGCGGGTCGGAACGTCCGGTGGCCCATGGCGGTATCACCCTGGAAGAAGTCGTCGTACCCTTCGTCGAGATCGAGCGGAAGTGA
- a CDS encoding AAA family ATPase yields the protein MTQDELIELLRKHEWRDVEFKEAQRKVPRDAYETVSAFANTEGGHLVFGVRESGQEMEIVGVLDVDKVQNEFLSTLRQPDKISVVVDVDEDLHKHDESALLVFYVPEVHRSQKPVFLNGDIRRAFVRSGGSDVRCSDRERNGFLIDAAAERPDGRAVDLNPASAFDPDAIRWYRAVYEARPGNRSCAAMSDVDFLAEMGLLVEQGGRRLPTRAAILIFGTNPAFRQLLPRPVVDCQRFTAIRDDADTGERWFDRLVLDENLIRTWRSLIDWYEKLADHPFRLDPATLRRDDTPPDYRAFRESMINLIMHQDYSDHSRKAVIRYYADQTVFWNPGDAFAADTDLLEPGEREVRNPRIVLAFRRIGLSEHAGWGLRDVFRNWQQLGHVPPLILSDRRRKSFELVLKKEELLSEQQLLFQGQLGVRLTDDEARTVAIACRQQHLTLSQIKAVTGLSGPKATAVADRLVTQVLLERAGDRYVMAGHLRARLAQANVGSDSASAPSTAAADRDNSTTAESPTAGDGPTSSMPSAASAKLLTTLSATQWRIVELCDVPRRLANVMVAIGETDRSLFRTQHVDPLLEAGILRMTIPGKPTAAAQRYVLTEAGAALKAARLGRPENERRGQP from the coding sequence ATGACGCAGGACGAGCTGATCGAGCTGCTTCGCAAGCACGAATGGCGCGACGTCGAGTTCAAGGAGGCGCAACGCAAGGTGCCCCGCGACGCATACGAGACGGTTTCCGCGTTCGCGAACACGGAGGGCGGGCATCTCGTGTTCGGCGTGCGCGAGAGCGGCCAGGAGATGGAAATCGTCGGCGTGCTCGACGTCGACAAGGTGCAGAACGAGTTCCTCTCGACGTTACGGCAGCCGGACAAGATCAGCGTCGTGGTCGACGTTGATGAGGATCTGCACAAGCACGATGAATCGGCCCTGCTCGTCTTCTACGTGCCAGAAGTGCATCGTTCGCAGAAGCCCGTTTTTCTGAACGGCGACATTCGCCGCGCCTTCGTGCGTAGCGGTGGCAGCGACGTACGCTGCTCGGACCGGGAGCGCAACGGGTTCCTGATCGACGCGGCGGCCGAGCGTCCCGACGGTCGGGCCGTCGACCTGAATCCCGCCAGTGCATTCGACCCGGATGCCATCCGTTGGTACCGGGCGGTGTACGAGGCAAGGCCCGGGAACCGTTCGTGCGCCGCGATGTCCGACGTGGACTTCCTGGCCGAGATGGGCCTGCTGGTCGAGCAGGGAGGCCGGCGGCTTCCGACGCGCGCTGCCATTCTGATCTTCGGGACGAATCCGGCCTTTCGGCAACTGCTGCCGCGTCCCGTGGTGGACTGCCAGCGGTTCACCGCGATTCGGGACGACGCAGACACCGGCGAGCGCTGGTTCGACCGTCTCGTTCTCGACGAGAACCTCATCCGTACGTGGCGCTCCCTCATCGACTGGTACGAGAAACTGGCGGATCATCCGTTCCGGCTGGACCCTGCGACGCTACGCCGGGACGACACGCCGCCGGACTACCGGGCCTTTCGCGAATCGATGATCAACCTGATCATGCACCAGGACTACTCCGATCACTCGCGCAAGGCGGTCATCCGGTACTATGCGGACCAGACGGTCTTCTGGAACCCGGGAGACGCATTCGCCGCGGACACGGATCTGCTCGAACCGGGCGAAAGAGAGGTGCGCAACCCGCGTATCGTGCTCGCGTTCCGCCGCATCGGCCTCAGCGAGCATGCCGGGTGGGGCTTGCGCGACGTGTTCCGGAACTGGCAGCAGTTGGGACATGTGCCGCCACTGATTCTGAGCGACAGGCGGCGCAAGAGCTTCGAGCTGGTGCTGAAGAAGGAGGAATTGCTCTCTGAACAACAGCTCTTGTTCCAGGGACAGCTCGGTGTCCGCCTCACGGACGACGAGGCCCGGACCGTCGCTATCGCGTGCCGTCAACAGCACCTGACGCTTTCGCAAATCAAGGCGGTGACGGGGCTTTCCGGCCCGAAAGCGACCGCCGTCGCAGACCGGTTGGTCACACAGGTGCTGCTGGAACGCGCCGGCGACCGTTACGTCATGGCCGGCCACCTGCGTGCGCGACTCGCGCAAGCCAACGTCGGCAGCGATTCGGCTTCGGCGCCTTCCACCGCAGCCGCTGATCGCGACAACTCCACGACCGCGGAGTCGCCCACGGCAGGAGACGGTCCGACATCGTCGATGCCATCCGCTGCCTCGGCGAAACTGTTGACCACGCTCTCGGCGACCCAATGGCGGATTGTCGAACTCTGTGACGTTCCCCGCCGCCTCGCCAACGTCATGGTAGCGATCGGCGAGACCGACCGCAGCCTCTTCAGGACACAGCACGTCGATCCGTTGCTGGAAGCCGGCATCCTGCGCATGACGATTCCGGGCAAGCCGACCGCGGCGGCTCAGCGCTATGTTCTGACTGAAGCCGGAGCCGCGCTCAAGGCCGCCCGACTCGGCAGACCGGAAAACGAACGACGTGGCCAGCCATAG
- a CDS encoding RtcB family protein translates to MPVRQVLERGGVPVKIFTDDVDQASIQQLAAVSRLPIVVGHVAAMPDVHVGIGATVGSVIPTRRALIPAAVGVDIGCGMSAARLTLDASKLPDSLRPVREAIEDAVPVGFSAHAEPVADAGVLDALRPGLARILERHDRIEKMIRGVRAKWPRQLGTLGGGNHFIEVCLDEADRVWVMLHSGSRGVGNVLGRYFTQLAKRDMERHLARLPARDLAYLEEGSDHFADYVDALTWAQRYALENRRLMMTRILAALRGLLPPFGVDGRAVECHHNYVAEEEHFGEPLYVTRKGAIRAGRGDLGIIPGSMGARSYIVRGRGSEESLQSCAHGAGRRMSRSQAKAAYTAADLERQTAGVECRKDAGVVDEIPGAYKDIDTVMANSSDLVDVVHTLKQVVCVKG, encoded by the coding sequence ATGCCGGTGCGGCAGGTGCTCGAGCGGGGCGGGGTCCCGGTCAAGATCTTCACGGACGACGTGGACCAGGCGTCCATCCAGCAGCTCGCGGCGGTGTCGCGGCTGCCGATCGTCGTGGGCCACGTGGCCGCCATGCCCGACGTGCACGTGGGCATCGGAGCGACCGTCGGGTCCGTCATTCCGACCAGGCGCGCGCTGATCCCGGCCGCGGTCGGCGTCGACATCGGCTGCGGCATGAGCGCCGCGCGTCTCACGCTGGACGCCTCGAAGCTGCCCGATTCACTGCGTCCCGTCCGTGAGGCGATCGAGGACGCGGTGCCGGTCGGCTTCTCCGCCCATGCGGAGCCGGTCGCGGACGCCGGCGTGCTGGACGCGTTGCGGCCCGGCCTCGCACGCATCCTGGAGCGCCACGACCGCATCGAGAAGATGATCCGCGGCGTGCGCGCCAAGTGGCCGCGGCAGCTCGGCACGCTGGGCGGCGGCAACCACTTCATCGAGGTGTGCCTCGACGAGGCGGACCGGGTCTGGGTGATGCTCCATTCCGGCAGCCGCGGCGTGGGTAACGTGCTCGGCCGCTACTTCACGCAGCTTGCGAAGCGCGACATGGAACGCCACCTCGCCCGCCTGCCGGCCAGGGACCTCGCCTACCTGGAGGAGGGCTCGGACCACTTCGCCGACTACGTCGACGCGCTCACCTGGGCGCAGCGCTACGCCCTCGAGAACCGCCGTCTGATGATGACGCGCATCCTTGCCGCGCTGCGGGGGCTGCTGCCGCCGTTCGGGGTGGACGGGAGGGCGGTGGAGTGCCACCACAACTATGTGGCGGAGGAGGAGCACTTCGGCGAGCCGCTCTACGTGACCCGCAAGGGAGCGATCCGGGCCGGGCGCGGCGACCTGGGCATCATTCCGGGCAGCATGGGGGCGCGGTCGTACATCGTGCGGGGGCGCGGATCGGAGGAGTCGCTCCAATCGTGCGCCCACGGGGCGGGGCGGCGGATGAGCCGCTCGCAGGCGAAGGCCGCCTACACCGCGGCAGACCTGGAACGCCAGACGGCGGGCGTCGAGTGCCGCAAGGACGCCGGCGTCGTCGACGAGATCCCCGGCGCCTACAAGGACATCGACACGGTGATGGCGAACTCCTCCGATCTCGTCGACGTGGTCCACACCCTCAAGCAGGTCGTCTGCGTGAAGGGGTAG
- a CDS encoding transcriptional regulator: protein MAMPIDVSSLWEQVALGEDTDLELKEARFRGGRVSGPRRDDLADELAAFANARGGRLVLGVADDRSPQGLDPGQLDALANLVTEICSDSVKPALDFGVFRVPAPEPANGGALVVEIPESATVHRSPGGHFRRRGDKKRQMDSAEVRRLSQARGQSDVAATDTQVVRNTGIGSLRPALWRQYVSSRSDEPAEIALSKLKFLKEDRRGALRATVGGVLLAADDAREWLPNAWIQAVCYGGDRMDAGRQFDARDVTGPLDEQIREAVRFVVRNRRVAAYKDPARIDVPQFSERAVFEAVVNAVVHRDYAVSGSRIRLFMFDDRLELYSPGGLCNSMTTDDLRTSQFTRNELLASRLGQCPVGDVPGAGGRQYFIERRGEGIGVIQDETFALAGERPVFELIGERELKVVLPAARPPVSDGVAVRVVVRHGDTGQPLPGVDVLLLYPNNTYREARTDAFGRAEFVVYAKLPMSVFCAAAGFMAHVARDYQPGEPLEARLRPAPNGGSLVIADRTGHLPGIQGRLNPKLDALDRTYLYANNVAINDGRTQPVRFVLNEPVHLTDSQGARATLWFREMIGASCVFDYEYTA from the coding sequence GTGGCTATGCCAATCGACGTGTCAAGCCTGTGGGAGCAGGTCGCACTCGGTGAAGACACGGATCTCGAGCTGAAGGAAGCTCGATTCCGCGGCGGCCGCGTGTCAGGCCCGCGCCGCGACGATCTCGCTGACGAGCTCGCGGCGTTTGCCAACGCTCGCGGCGGCCGTTTGGTTCTCGGTGTAGCCGACGACCGGAGCCCGCAGGGTCTCGATCCCGGGCAACTGGATGCGCTGGCAAACCTCGTGACGGAGATCTGTTCCGACAGCGTCAAGCCGGCGCTGGACTTCGGTGTTTTCCGGGTGCCGGCCCCGGAACCGGCGAACGGTGGCGCGCTGGTCGTCGAGATTCCGGAGAGCGCGACGGTGCACCGGTCTCCCGGCGGACACTTTCGCCGGCGGGGAGACAAGAAGCGCCAGATGGATTCCGCGGAGGTCCGCCGGCTGTCGCAGGCGCGCGGGCAGTCTGATGTCGCGGCCACCGACACCCAGGTCGTGCGGAATACCGGGATCGGCAGCCTGCGGCCGGCGTTGTGGCGCCAGTACGTGAGCTCGCGCTCGGACGAGCCGGCGGAGATCGCCCTGTCGAAGCTGAAGTTCCTGAAGGAGGACCGGCGCGGCGCGCTGCGGGCGACGGTCGGCGGCGTGCTACTGGCGGCGGACGATGCGCGGGAATGGTTGCCGAACGCCTGGATCCAGGCCGTGTGCTACGGCGGCGACCGCATGGACGCCGGCCGGCAGTTCGACGCCCGGGACGTCACCGGTCCGCTCGACGAGCAGATTCGCGAGGCAGTGCGCTTCGTGGTCCGCAATCGGCGTGTTGCGGCGTACAAGGACCCGGCGCGCATCGACGTTCCGCAGTTCAGCGAACGCGCGGTCTTCGAGGCGGTGGTCAACGCGGTGGTGCATCGCGACTACGCGGTGTCGGGGTCGCGGATACGCCTGTTCATGTTCGACGATCGGCTGGAGCTGTATTCGCCCGGCGGGCTGTGCAATTCGATGACGACCGACGACCTGCGCACCAGCCAGTTCACGCGCAACGAGCTGCTGGCGTCCCGGCTGGGTCAGTGCCCGGTGGGCGACGTGCCGGGCGCGGGCGGGCGGCAGTACTTCATCGAACGGCGCGGGGAGGGCATCGGCGTCATTCAGGACGAGACGTTCGCCCTTGCTGGCGAACGGCCGGTCTTCGAGTTGATCGGCGAGCGGGAGCTGAAGGTCGTCCTGCCGGCGGCGCGGCCGCCGGTGTCCGACGGCGTCGCGGTTCGCGTCGTGGTCAGGCACGGCGACACGGGTCAGCCGCTGCCGGGCGTCGACGTGCTGCTGCTCTATCCCAACAACACGTATCGCGAGGCGCGGACGGACGCCTTCGGGCGCGCCGAGTTCGTGGTCTACGCGAAGCTGCCGATGAGCGTGTTCTGCGCCGCGGCGGGATTCATGGCGCACGTGGCGCGCGACTATCAGCCCGGCGAGCCCCTGGAGGCTCGCCTGCGGCCGGCCCCGAACGGGGGATCGCTCGTCATCGCCGACCGGACGGGGCATCTGCCGGGCATTCAGGGGCGGCTGAATCCGAAGCTCGATGCGCTGGATCGAACGTACCTCTACGCGAACAACGTGGCCATCAACGACGGCCGGACCCAGCCGGTGCGTTTCGTTCTGAACGAGCCGGTGCACCTGACGGACTCACAGGGCGCCCGCGCCACGTTGTGGTTTCGCGAGATGATCGGCGCGTCGTGCGTGTTCGACTACGAGTACACGGCCTGA
- a CDS encoding helicase: MDDPVRIGESNRGQVFRSGDWAWSVDHEQIARVVETQTLWGDSICRVWIPAKDAVVRVRSNRLQSVGGSAQGSSVWLSYVVAAARVSDTLTGDSLLAPIDAPVSPLPHQVRALRRAVADDRVRYLLADEVGLGKTIEAGLIMRELKLRGMVRRTLVVAPKGLVTQWIAEMRTHFDEDFRLFSPSDFQAFRRIAPTDNVWRTWDQVVCSIDSVKPLDVRRGWSRERVAEHNDDRFEGLMTAGWDLIVVDEAHRLGGSTDQVARYRLGWGLAHAAPYLLLLSATPHQGKTDAFHRLMSLVDEEAFPDPASISRERVRPFVIRTEKRHAVDTDGRPLFKPRNTRLEPIAWEARHGRQRSLYEAVTEYVRAGYNQALREKKSHVGFLMILMQRLVTSSTRAIRTTLERRLDALQGPDEQLLLFPDLSEEEWADLDGQEQMDTLLTARLAALKDEHAEVKLLLDAARGTEAAGPDAKAEALLDWIYRLQQEESDPDLKVLVFTEFVPTQEMLREFLADRGFSVVCLNGSLGMDERENAQQAFAGNARILVSTDAGGEGLNLQFCHVVINYDIPWNPMKLEQRIGRVDRIGQAHAVRAVNFAIQDTVEHRVREVLEEKLAVILHEFGVDKTGDILDSALAGQLFDNLYVEAILRPQALDAGVEAAVEAVRDQGRAVCDNVAILGGADNVDPGEARNLVTHPLPHWVERMTVSYVQAHGGAAERNDLAWKLIWPDGKREGPVVFSVADAERLPSARHLTLQEPRLRGLATRIPPFAPGQPIPCLVLTELPSEVRGFWSLWRIALHAPEESRHRVMPLFRHEDGRVLAPTARFVWDRMLADQPSVHEHVEGDAAVEAFDRVQESARENGQPMYEELVQAHRVRRAAEREKGDYSFAARRSTIERIGLPTVRDHRLTQLETEQQSWRDRLDRAADTSPELVPLLLVHVEGRSGGE, from the coding sequence ATGGACGACCCGGTACGAATCGGGGAATCGAATCGCGGGCAGGTGTTCCGGTCGGGGGACTGGGCGTGGAGCGTCGACCACGAGCAGATTGCTCGGGTGGTCGAAACGCAGACCTTGTGGGGCGACTCGATCTGTCGCGTGTGGATTCCAGCGAAGGACGCGGTCGTCCGGGTGCGATCGAACCGGCTTCAGTCGGTCGGAGGGAGCGCGCAGGGTAGTTCGGTTTGGCTGTCGTACGTCGTTGCGGCCGCGCGGGTTTCGGACACGCTGACCGGGGATTCGCTGTTGGCACCCATTGACGCGCCGGTCAGTCCGTTGCCGCATCAGGTTCGCGCCCTGCGACGTGCGGTGGCCGATGATCGCGTCCGCTACCTGCTGGCGGACGAGGTCGGCCTGGGCAAGACAATCGAGGCGGGGCTCATCATGCGGGAGCTCAAGCTGCGCGGCATGGTGCGCCGGACATTGGTCGTAGCGCCGAAGGGGCTCGTGACGCAGTGGATCGCGGAGATGCGGACGCACTTCGACGAGGACTTCAGGCTCTTCAGCCCGAGTGACTTTCAGGCGTTCCGACGCATCGCGCCCACCGACAACGTCTGGCGGACGTGGGATCAGGTTGTCTGCTCCATCGATTCGGTCAAGCCGCTAGATGTCAGGCGCGGATGGTCGCGCGAGCGGGTGGCGGAGCACAACGACGACCGTTTCGAGGGCTTGATGACGGCTGGCTGGGACCTGATTGTCGTCGACGAGGCACACAGGCTCGGCGGCAGCACGGATCAGGTCGCCCGGTACAGGCTAGGCTGGGGGCTGGCGCATGCGGCGCCGTATCTCCTGTTGCTGTCGGCGACGCCGCATCAGGGCAAGACGGACGCCTTCCACCGGCTGATGTCGCTGGTCGACGAAGAGGCCTTCCCGGATCCCGCGAGCATTTCGCGTGAGCGGGTGCGCCCGTTCGTGATTCGGACGGAGAAGCGTCATGCCGTGGACACGGATGGACGTCCATTGTTCAAGCCGCGTAACACGCGACTCGAGCCGATCGCCTGGGAGGCCCGGCACGGCCGCCAACGTTCCCTCTACGAAGCGGTTACCGAATACGTACGCGCGGGCTACAACCAGGCCCTGCGCGAGAAGAAGAGCCATGTCGGCTTTCTGATGATCCTGATGCAGCGTCTGGTCACGTCGTCGACGCGCGCCATCCGAACTACGTTGGAGCGTCGGCTCGACGCGCTGCAGGGACCGGACGAACAACTCCTGCTTTTTCCTGATCTGTCCGAGGAGGAGTGGGCGGACCTCGACGGCCAGGAGCAGATGGACACGTTGCTCACGGCCCGGCTGGCGGCACTCAAGGACGAACACGCCGAGGTCAAGTTGCTGCTCGACGCGGCCCGGGGCACGGAGGCGGCCGGCCCGGATGCGAAAGCGGAAGCCTTGCTGGACTGGATCTACCGCCTGCAACAGGAAGAATCGGATCCGGATCTGAAGGTGCTCGTCTTCACCGAGTTCGTGCCCACGCAGGAGATGCTGCGGGAGTTTCTTGCCGACCGGGGCTTCTCGGTCGTCTGCCTCAACGGATCGTTGGGGATGGACGAGCGGGAGAACGCGCAGCAAGCATTCGCCGGCAACGCGCGGATCCTGGTCTCGACGGACGCTGGCGGCGAGGGGTTGAACCTGCAGTTCTGCCACGTGGTGATCAACTACGACATCCCGTGGAACCCGATGAAGCTCGAGCAGCGCATCGGACGGGTAGACCGCATCGGCCAGGCGCATGCCGTCCGCGCGGTCAACTTCGCGATCCAGGACACGGTTGAGCACCGCGTGCGCGAGGTTCTGGAAGAGAAGCTGGCCGTCATCCTGCATGAGTTCGGCGTCGACAAGACGGGTGACATCCTGGATTCGGCGCTGGCCGGGCAGCTCTTCGACAACCTGTACGTCGAAGCGATTCTCCGGCCCCAGGCGCTCGATGCCGGGGTCGAAGCGGCGGTGGAAGCGGTCAGGGATCAGGGGCGGGCTGTCTGCGACAACGTGGCCATTCTCGGAGGTGCAGATAATGTCGATCCCGGAGAGGCGCGAAATCTGGTGACCCACCCGCTGCCCCACTGGGTGGAACGGATGACCGTCAGTTACGTGCAGGCACACGGCGGCGCCGCGGAACGGAACGATCTTGCGTGGAAGCTGATCTGGCCTGACGGAAAGCGTGAAGGGCCAGTCGTGTTCTCGGTCGCCGACGCGGAACGATTGCCCTCCGCAAGACATCTCACGCTGCAGGAGCCGCGCCTCCGCGGACTGGCGACACGGATTCCGCCCTTCGCTCCCGGGCAACCGATCCCGTGTCTTGTTCTGACGGAGCTGCCGTCGGAGGTCCGGGGATTCTGGTCGCTGTGGCGGATCGCGCTCCATGCACCGGAGGAGAGTCGGCACCGCGTCATGCCGCTCTTCAGGCATGAAGACGGTCGTGTCCTTGCCCCCACAGCCCGGTTCGTGTGGGACCGGATGCTGGCCGACCAGCCGTCTGTGCATGAACATGTCGAAGGCGATGCGGCGGTCGAGGCGTTCGACCGTGTTCAGGAATCAGCCCGCGAGAATGGTCAGCCCATGTACGAGGAGCTGGTTCAGGCACACCGCGTCCGGCGCGCCGCCGAACGCGAGAAAGGAGACTACTCGTTTGCGGCTCGGCGCTCGACCATCGAGCGAATCGGGTTGCCGACGGTGCGCGATCATCGCCTGACGCAGCTTGAGACGGAGCAGCAATCCTGGCGGGACCGACTCGATCGCGCCGCCGACACCAGCCCGGAGCTCGTTCCGCTCCTGCTCGTGCATGTCGAGGGAAGGAGCGGCGGTGAATAA
- a CDS encoding metal-dependent transcriptional regulator encodes MPPSSTVENYLKAIYQAEIAHGEDGALVPMGRLASALHVVPGTATTMVKALADSGLVRYEPYAGVRLTPAGQKLAALVLRRHRLIELFLVKVLDMSWAEVHDEAERLEHAASDRLIDRIDAMLGRPAVDPHGDPIPDPDGAIARPRYQSLLTCPLDTPVVLTRVTDQDAEFLRFLESHDLTPGQSIRVAVRDSAADHVQVRVAPDRPVMIGMRAAAKLLVAPRG; translated from the coding sequence ATGCCGCCCTCCAGCACCGTCGAGAACTATCTGAAGGCCATCTATCAGGCCGAGATCGCTCACGGTGAGGATGGCGCGCTGGTGCCGATGGGGCGGCTCGCCAGCGCCCTTCACGTGGTGCCCGGGACCGCCACCACGATGGTGAAGGCCCTGGCCGACTCGGGGCTCGTGCGCTACGAGCCGTACGCCGGCGTGCGCCTGACCCCCGCGGGGCAGAAGCTGGCCGCGCTGGTGCTTCGCCGCCACCGTCTGATCGAGCTGTTCCTGGTGAAGGTGCTGGACATGAGCTGGGCCGAGGTGCACGACGAGGCCGAGCGGCTCGAGCACGCGGCGTCCGATCGACTCATCGACCGGATCGACGCCATGCTCGGCCGGCCGGCGGTCGATCCCCACGGGGATCCGATTCCGGACCCCGACGGCGCCATCGCGAGGCCGCGCTACCAGAGCCTGCTGACCTGTCCGCTGGACACGCCGGTCGTTCTGACGCGGGTCACCGACCAGGACGCCGAGTTCCTCCGCTTCCTGGAGAGCCACGACCTGACGCCCGGCCAGTCGATCCGGGTCGCGGTGCGTGACTCGGCGGCCGATCACGTGCAGGTCCGCGTCGCGCCGGATCGTCCGGTGATGATCGGCATGCGGGCGGCGGCGAAGCTGCTGGTGGCGCCGCGCGGTTGA